From the Syngnathoides biaculeatus isolate LvHL_M chromosome 10, ASM1980259v1, whole genome shotgun sequence genome, one window contains:
- the LOC133507615 gene encoding twist-related protein 2-like yields the protein MREEVSCTNSPEGGLGASEEELERGSKKNHQSGHRKRSPHPKKDSLAQTEDSAAGSPTGLLPSGPKRVKKSPSAVVSLAPVSMGPRTDQPFEDLHSQRVIANVRERQRTQSLNDAFASLRKIIPTLPSDKLSKIQILKLASRYIDFLYQVLQSDEMDAKLASCNYLAHERLSYAFSVWRMEGAWAMSASH from the coding sequence ATGAGAGAAGAGGTTTCCTGCACTAATTCCCCTGAAGGAGGGCTGGGGGCCAGTGAAGAGGAACTGGAAAGGGGCTCCAAGAAGAATCACCAGTCAGGTCACCGAAAACGATCCCCTCATCCCAAGAAAGACAGTCTGGCTCAGACCGAGGATAGCGCCGCTGGCAGTCCCACCGGCCTCCTGCCGTCTGGACCCAAGAGGGTGAAGAAGAGTCCCTCAGCTGTGGTGAGCCTGGCCCCCGTATCAATGGGCCCGCGCACCGACCAGCCCTTTGAGGATCTCCACTCCCAGCGGGTGATCGCCAACGTGCGGGAGCGCCAGCGCACCCAGTCCCTCAACGACGCTTTCGCCTCGCTGCGCAAGATCATTCCGACGCTCCCTTCGGACAAGCTGAGCAAGATCCAGATCCTCAAACTGGCGTCGCGCTACATCGACTTCCTGTATCAAGTGCTGCAGAGCGACGAGATGGACGCTAAACTGGCCAGCTGCAATTACCTGGCCCACGAAAGGCTGAGCTATGCCTTCTCCGTGTGGAGGATGGAGGGGGCCTGGGCCATGTCCGCCAGCCACTAG